Proteins from a single region of Candidatus Omnitrophota bacterium:
- a CDS encoding NAD+ synthase: protein MKSKIIRWLAKEVKSSGAKGIVLGLSGGIDSCVVSALAKAAVGKNNVLGLMMPCHSHPSDLKDAKISAKKLNIQTKIIDLTSTYDGLRRVLPPSKGLAAVNLRPRLRMLVLYYFANKLDYLVCGTGNKSELMVGYFTKYGDGGVDLLPIGDLTKTQVRSLARELEIPGHIITKPPSAGLWVGQTDEGEMGITYAELDDILSRLERGLKQVAAKDKVKKVKDMINRSQHKREKAKICKVS, encoded by the coding sequence ATGAAAAGCAAAATTATAAGGTGGTTAGCAAAGGAAGTAAAATCTTCCGGAGCTAAGGGTATTGTTTTGGGATTAAGCGGAGGCATAGATTCCTGCGTTGTGTCTGCTTTAGCTAAGGCTGCAGTAGGCAAAAATAATGTTTTAGGATTGATGATGCCTTGCCATAGCCATCCTTCTGATTTAAAGGACGCCAAAATTTCTGCTAAAAAATTAAACATACAAACTAAAATTATTGACCTGACAAGCACGTATGATGGCTTACGCAGGGTCCTTCCACCGTCAAAAGGGCTTGCGGCAGTAAATTTACGCCCCCGCCTACGTATGCTGGTTTTATATTATTTTGCCAACAAACTTGATTATCTGGTTTGCGGCACGGGGAATAAATCGGAGTTAATGGTAGGTTATTTTACAAAATACGGTGATGGCGGAGTTGACCTTTTGCCGATAGGGGATTTGACAAAAACCCAGGTTAGGTCTTTAGCCAGAGAATTGGAGATACCCGGCCATATTATAACTAAGCCGCCTAGCGCAGGTTTATGGGTTGGCCAGACGGACGAAGGGGAGATGGGGATTACCTATGCCGAGCTGGATGATATCCTGTCAAGGCTTGAAAGAGGGCTCAAGCAGGTAGCTGCTAAAGACAAAGTGAAAAAAGTTAAAGATATGATAAACAGGTCGCAGCACAAGAGAGAAAAAGCAAAGATTTGCAAAGTCAGCTAA
- a CDS encoding glutamine synthetase, producing MAKKTKADIMKLVKEHKVKFIRLWFTDVLGILKGFAISPNELEGALEEGMGFDGSSIEGFARIEESDMIARPDPDTFAILPWRSGDTHSVARMFCDIYEPSGRPFAGDPRYVLKRILAKAKEKGYTFNVGPELEYFYFTSSQSPQPLDKGGYFDLVPLDVAQDLRRDTILTMQELGITVEYSHHEVAASQHEIDLRYSEALKMADNVMTYRLVVKEVARKHGVYATFMPKPIFGINGSGMHVHQSLFKGERNAFFDPKDKYHLSEIGKSYTAGLLKHAPEITAITNQWVNSFKRLVPGYEAPVYICWAQMNRSALIRVPMYKPGKEKATRIEFRSPDPSCNPYLAFAVMLAAGLEGIEKKYKLSEPANDNIYHMSEGEREAAGIKSLPDDLLEATKIAEKSKLVKECLGEKVFEYFIRNKKVEWDEYKAQVTQYEVDKYLPIL from the coding sequence ATGGCTAAAAAAACAAAAGCAGATATTATGAAGTTGGTCAAAGAGCATAAGGTAAAATTCATACGTTTATGGTTTACCGATGTTTTAGGAATATTAAAAGGTTTCGCTATCTCTCCAAATGAACTGGAGGGTGCGCTGGAAGAAGGCATGGGTTTTGACGGTTCTTCCATAGAAGGGTTTGCGCGTATTGAAGAGTCAGACATGATAGCCAGGCCTGACCCGGATACTTTTGCGATCCTTCCCTGGCGTTCTGGTGATACCCATAGTGTTGCGCGCATGTTTTGTGATATATATGAACCAAGCGGCAGGCCATTTGCGGGTGATCCGCGTTATGTTTTAAAGAGGATTTTAGCTAAAGCGAAAGAAAAGGGGTACACTTTTAATGTCGGACCGGAATTAGAATATTTCTATTTTACCAGTTCCCAGTCACCCCAGCCTTTAGATAAGGGCGGTTATTTTGACCTGGTTCCTTTGGACGTAGCGCAGGATTTAAGAAGGGATACTATATTGACTATGCAGGAATTAGGCATTACGGTCGAATATAGCCATCACGAAGTTGCAGCAAGCCAGCATGAGATTGACTTACGTTATTCTGAGGCATTGAAGATGGCAGATAATGTTATGACTTATCGGCTTGTAGTTAAAGAAGTAGCACGTAAACACGGAGTATATGCGACATTTATGCCCAAGCCGATATTCGGGATTAATGGCTCAGGCATGCATGTACATCAGTCGCTTTTTAAAGGAGAGAGGAACGCATTCTTTGATCCAAAGGATAAATACCATCTATCTGAGATAGGTAAATCTTACACTGCAGGATTACTAAAGCATGCACCGGAGATTACGGCTATAACAAACCAGTGGGTAAATTCTTTTAAGAGGCTTGTACCCGGGTATGAAGCTCCGGTATATATTTGCTGGGCTCAAATGAACAGGTCAGCTTTAATCAGGGTACCGATGTATAAACCGGGAAAAGAAAAAGCTACCCGTATAGAATTCCGCTCCCCGGACCCTTCATGCAATCCTTATTTGGCTTTTGCAGTCATGCTGGCAGCGGGATTAGAAGGTATCGAAAAAAAGTACAAATTGAGCGAACCCGCCAATGACAATATATACCATATGAGCGAAGGAGAGAGGGAAGCCGCAGGTATTAAATCTTTGCCGGACGACCTCCTGGAGGCAACAAAGATTGCTGAGAAAAGCAAATTGGTTAAAGAATGCTTAGGGGAAAAAGTATTCGAGTATTTTATCAGAAACAAAAAAGTAGAATGGGATGAATATAAAGCCCAGGTTACGCAGTATGAAGTAGATAAATATTTGCCAATCCTTTAA
- a CDS encoding Lrp/AsnC family transcriptional regulator, whose amino-acid sequence MDEILEILENDARISPEDIGKMLKKNPAKIKQAIKKYEKEGVILKYKTVINKELVREANSQGVRALIEVNITPQKDLGFDRIAERIYSFPEVSSCYLVSGTYDLLLIVEGRDLQTVARFVAEKLSPLENVRGTATHFLLKKYKEDGVILKHRDENKRIAISY is encoded by the coding sequence ATGGATGAGATACTGGAAATACTGGAGAATGATGCCCGCATAAGCCCTGAGGATATCGGTAAAATGCTTAAAAAAAATCCTGCCAAGATAAAGCAGGCGATTAAGAAATACGAGAAAGAAGGGGTTATATTGAAATACAAGACAGTGATAAATAAAGAGTTAGTCAGGGAAGCTAATTCTCAAGGCGTGCGCGCACTTATAGAGGTCAATATAACTCCTCAGAAGGATCTTGGTTTTGACAGGATCGCAGAGAGGATTTATTCCTTTCCTGAGGTTTCAAGCTGTTATCTGGTGTCAGGCACTTATGATTTATTACTAATAGTAGAAGGAAGGGATTTACAGACAGTGGCCAGGTTTGTGGCGGAAAAACTTTCTCCTCTAGAGAATGTCAGGGGTACAGCCACCCATTTCCTTCTTAAGAAATATAAAGAAGACGGAGTTATATTAAAACACAGGGATGAGAATAAAAGGATAGCTATTTCTTATTGA
- a CDS encoding ANTAR domain-containing protein, which yields MKNKENYEVYLKHIQALSKVASLITQGMYLDELLRLVVNVTAEIMNSKICSLMLLDPDKNELVVRATQSISDEYNKKPNIKLGTGIAGEVAKYNKPIHILDVKTDPRYLNRDIAKKEGLCSLASVPLAVKGRVIGVLNCYTSKKHKFTKHEIDLLITLASQAAVAIENAELDLRARTAEEALTTRKLIERAKDLLSQEANILPSEAYRLIQKQSMDKRKTMREVAEAIIMASELKDNRKNSR from the coding sequence ATGAAAAATAAGGAAAACTACGAAGTTTACTTAAAGCATATACAGGCCCTTTCAAAAGTAGCAAGCTTAATTACTCAGGGGATGTATCTGGATGAGTTGCTGCGTTTAGTCGTTAATGTAACCGCAGAGATCATGAACTCCAAAATCTGTTCTCTTATGCTGTTAGACCCGGATAAGAATGAGCTGGTAGTCAGAGCAACGCAATCGATATCCGATGAATATAATAAAAAGCCAAACATAAAATTAGGCACTGGCATAGCAGGCGAGGTTGCAAAATATAATAAGCCTATACACATCCTTGATGTCAAGACAGACCCCAGGTATTTAAACAGGGACATAGCCAAGAAAGAAGGCCTATGTTCGTTGGCAAGCGTGCCCTTAGCGGTCAAGGGCAGGGTAATAGGCGTACTTAACTGTTACACCTCAAAAAAACACAAGTTCACTAAGCATGAAATAGACCTGTTGATCACTTTGGCAAGCCAGGCAGCAGTGGCAATTGAGAACGCCGAACTAGACTTAAGAGCCAGGACCGCAGAAGAAGCCCTCACTACAAGAAAACTTATAGAAAGGGCAAAAGATTTACTTTCTCAGGAGGCCAATATCCTTCCTTCAGAGGCCTATCGGCTTATACAAAAGCAAAGCATGGATAAACGTAAAACTATGAGAGAAGTAGCCGAAGCAATAATAATGGCCAGTGAGTTGAAGGATAATAGAAAAAATAGTAGGTAG
- a CDS encoding P-II family nitrogen regulator yields MKKIEVIIRPEKLEVVRRALQNEGCAGLMISEIEGHGKQKGIVQQWRGEKYRVELLPKVKIEAVVKDGQVDSIIKVIIDNAKTGEIGDGKIFIYNIENAIRIRTGEAGEGAL; encoded by the coding sequence ATGAAAAAGATAGAAGTTATTATAAGGCCGGAGAAGTTAGAAGTTGTGCGCCGAGCTCTACAAAACGAAGGGTGCGCTGGGTTGATGATCAGCGAGATAGAAGGGCACGGTAAACAAAAAGGCATAGTGCAGCAATGGAGAGGCGAAAAATACAGGGTTGAATTGCTGCCGAAGGTTAAAATAGAAGCTGTAGTTAAAGATGGGCAGGTAGATTCGATAATTAAAGTTATTATTGATAATGCAAAAACCGGAGAAATAGGCGATGGCAAGATCTTTATTTATAATATCGAAAATGCCATAAGGATTAGGACCGGTGAGGCGGGCGAGGGCGCATTATAA
- a CDS encoding ammonium transporter, with amino-acid sequence MDTKVVLDTIWVLITAMLVFFMNLGFAMVESGFARVKNCVNILSKNFVVFAVSSLGFFLIGWGLMFGDGNPAVGLKGLLFLNGLDNSPAVGEAYKGVYSAISWTGVPLLAKFFFQLVFCGTAATIVSGAVAERIKYKSFILFTFIMATFIYPIVGHWIWGGGWLALKGMFDFAGSTVVHSVGGWAALAGVLVLGPRFGKYNNGKINPIPGHNLSLATLGAFVLWFGWFGFNPGSTMAADPAAISHVVVTTNMSAAAAIMSSIVLSWVLLGKPDLGMTINGCLAGLVAITAPCAFVSIVSSIIIGLIAGALVVLAVIFFDRARIDDPVGALSVHLVNGIFGTLSVGLFAQDKIAGINTGNGLFYGGGTKLLMSQFSGVISVGIYTFVLSLIAWKLIKASIGIRVSLYEEIEGLDIGEHGNSAYPEFLGRKPTYSFLGISDKE; translated from the coding sequence ATGGATACAAAAGTTGTCTTGGATACAATATGGGTTTTGATAACAGCCATGCTGGTATTTTTCATGAATCTAGGTTTTGCAATGGTAGAGTCAGGTTTTGCCAGGGTAAAAAACTGTGTTAATATTTTGTCTAAAAACTTTGTTGTTTTTGCTGTTTCTTCACTCGGGTTCTTTTTAATAGGCTGGGGTTTAATGTTCGGAGACGGAAATCCGGCCGTTGGACTAAAGGGCCTTTTGTTTTTGAACGGGCTGGATAATTCTCCGGCTGTCGGAGAGGCTTATAAGGGTGTCTATTCAGCTATATCCTGGACAGGGGTCCCTCTTTTGGCTAAATTTTTCTTCCAGCTTGTCTTTTGCGGCACAGCAGCAACTATAGTTTCAGGGGCGGTTGCAGAAAGGATAAAATACAAATCATTCATATTGTTCACATTTATCATGGCGACGTTTATATATCCTATTGTAGGGCATTGGATTTGGGGTGGAGGATGGCTCGCTTTAAAGGGCATGTTTGATTTTGCCGGCTCAACAGTAGTCCACTCTGTCGGCGGATGGGCGGCATTAGCAGGGGTTTTGGTTTTAGGGCCGCGTTTCGGTAAATATAATAACGGAAAAATTAACCCTATCCCGGGACATAACTTATCGTTGGCAACATTAGGGGCTTTTGTTTTATGGTTTGGATGGTTCGGTTTTAACCCCGGCTCTACCATGGCTGCAGATCCTGCGGCAATAAGCCATGTTGTCGTTACAACCAATATGTCCGCTGCTGCAGCGATAATGAGTTCGATTGTGCTCTCTTGGGTATTGTTGGGCAAGCCCGATTTAGGTATGACTATCAACGGTTGTCTTGCCGGCTTAGTTGCGATTACTGCTCCTTGTGCATTCGTCAGCATTGTAAGTTCAATTATCATAGGTTTAATCGCCGGTGCCCTGGTAGTATTGGCAGTAATATTTTTCGACAGAGCCAGAATCGATGATCCGGTTGGCGCCTTATCCGTACATTTAGTCAACGGCATCTTTGGGACATTAAGCGTTGGATTATTTGCTCAGGATAAAATCGCAGGCATAAATACCGGTAATGGTTTATTCTATGGCGGCGGAACAAAGCTGCTTATGTCTCAGTTCTCCGGAGTAATAAGCGTTGGTATTTATACTTTTGTTTTATCTCTGATTGCATGGAAGCTTATAAAAGCTAGTATCGGGATAAGGGTAAGTCTATATGAGGAGATCGAAGGGCTTGATATCGGTGAACACGGCAACTCTGCGTATCCGGAGTTCTTAGGGAGAAAACCGACATACTCATTCCTCGGGATATCGGATAAAGAATAA
- a CDS encoding aminotransferase class I/II-fold pyridoxal phosphate-dependent enzyme, with product MDMKRDWISKKVEEMPPSGIRAFFDLVLGMKDVISLGVGEPDFVTPWQIREAGIYSLEQGYTSYTSNKGLYRLRLEIARFLNNKHGLKYSADDQILITVGVSEAMDLALRALINPNDKILIPTPSYVSYAPLVKFCGGVPVIMDTSKTDFKITPSLLERNIDKKVKAMIFNYPTNPTGVSYNKKELERLSKVLCKHNILCISDEIYCDLTYDFEHTPFATLPGAKDNTLYLDGFSKSYAMTGWRVGFACGPKEIIAAMTKIHQYTIMCVPIASQMAACEALQTGRKSVEEMKREYKRRRNLMVEGLNRLGITCSQPQGAFYIFASIKNTGMGSLEFAEKLLKDQKVAVVPGVAFGKDYNDYIRISYAAGYDKLKEALNRIEKFIKKQK from the coding sequence ATAGACATGAAGAGAGATTGGATATCTAAAAAAGTAGAAGAGATGCCGCCTTCCGGGATACGGGCTTTTTTCGACCTCGTGCTTGGTATGAAAGATGTTATCTCCCTGGGTGTGGGTGAGCCGGATTTTGTTACCCCCTGGCAGATAAGAGAGGCCGGCATTTATTCTCTTGAGCAGGGGTATACTTCTTATACTTCAAATAAAGGTCTCTACAGGCTCAGGCTTGAAATTGCGCGTTTTTTGAATAATAAACACGGACTTAAATACTCTGCTGATGACCAGATCCTGATTACGGTGGGTGTAAGTGAGGCTATGGATTTGGCACTGCGAGCTTTAATAAATCCCAATGATAAGATATTAATCCCTACTCCGAGCTATGTCTCTTATGCTCCTTTGGTTAAATTTTGCGGAGGGGTGCCTGTGATTATGGATACCTCAAAGACAGATTTTAAAATCACCCCTTCTTTACTTGAAAGAAATATAGATAAAAAAGTAAAGGCGATGATATTTAATTATCCTACTAACCCGACAGGGGTCTCTTATAATAAGAAAGAGCTTGAGCGACTTAGCAAGGTCTTGTGTAAGCACAATATTCTCTGCATATCAGATGAAATATATTGTGACCTCACTTATGATTTTGAACACACACCTTTTGCTACATTGCCCGGGGCAAAAGATAATACCCTGTATTTAGACGGTTTTTCAAAGAGCTATGCTATGACCGGATGGCGCGTGGGTTTTGCCTGCGGCCCAAAAGAAATAATTGCTGCAATGACTAAAATACACCAGTATACTATTATGTGTGTTCCTATTGCCAGCCAGATGGCTGCCTGCGAGGCTTTACAGACAGGCAGAAAGTCTGTTGAGGAGATGAAGCGGGAATATAAGAGGCGCAGGAACCTTATGGTAGAGGGCTTAAACAGGCTTGGGATTACATGTTCCCAGCCGCAGGGCGCTTTTTATATTTTTGCTTCGATAAAAAATACCGGCATGGGTTCGCTTGAGTTTGCCGAGAAGCTGCTCAAGGACCAGAAGGTAGCAGTTGTCCCGGGAGTAGCCTTTGGCAAAGACTATAATGATTACATAAGGATTTCTTATGCTGCAGGTTATGATAAACTCAAGGAAGCGTTAAACAGGATAGAGAAATTCATTAAAAAGCAAAAATAG
- the phoU gene encoding phosphate transport system regulatory protein PhoU — MERYFDEEMRQLNKDILKMAVASQEAIYKSVEALKNRDKEMAALVINSDEKIDKMELANDEKCIDLIARHQPMAGDLRFITTALKINSELERIADLSVDISERVIEISNKPLLKPLIDIPKLSQVAQEMVGGAIRAFVERDVALAKKVVLADSEADKLRNAIQEELIKDYMSKDVKSVDRAVPLLLVARHLERICDHATNIAEDVIYMVEARVVKHHTEELK; from the coding sequence ATGGAGCGCTATTTTGATGAAGAGATGAGGCAGTTAAATAAGGATATACTGAAAATGGCGGTGGCCTCCCAGGAGGCGATTTACAAATCAGTAGAAGCATTAAAAAACAGAGATAAAGAGATGGCGGCATTGGTCATAAATTCAGACGAGAAAATTGATAAAATGGAGTTAGCCAATGATGAAAAGTGCATTGATCTGATTGCCAGGCACCAGCCTATGGCAGGAGATTTAAGGTTTATTACAACCGCATTAAAAATTAACTCTGAATTGGAGCGGATTGCAGACCTGTCTGTAGACATTTCAGAGCGGGTTATAGAAATATCAAACAAGCCGTTATTAAAACCGCTTATTGATATCCCGAAACTTTCCCAGGTTGCCCAGGAGATGGTAGGGGGCGCAATAAGAGCATTCGTCGAGAGAGACGTTGCTTTAGCTAAAAAAGTAGTTCTTGCTGATTCAGAAGCTGATAAATTACGCAATGCCATCCAGGAAGAGTTAATAAAGGATTATATGTCTAAGGATGTAAAGAGTGTAGACAGGGCTGTTCCCCTATTATTAGTTGCGCGGCACCTTGAGCGGATTTGCGACCATGCAACCAATATTGCTGAGGATGTTATATATATGGTCGAAGCCAGGGTAGTAAAGCATCATACTGAAGAGCTTAAGTAA
- a CDS encoding sigma-70 family RNA polymerase sigma factor, whose translation MDFYVLLKRIGPTLKMITYKLSWRYSFLDQDDLYQEAAIHLWSDFRARKLDDKTDSYILQGCYFHLKNYLRRSENRSCAINIDSFLNDDSQGSQVYENTLLADYRFKEEVEKLNSKLLVETIFNNGLTNREKEVLWLCLEDLKTREIGKRLNISHVSVVKIMSKIREKCRKHLEG comes from the coding sequence ATGGATTTTTATGTTTTACTAAAGAGGATAGGCCCAACCTTAAAAATGATAACCTATAAATTGAGCTGGCGTTATTCTTTCCTGGATCAAGACGATCTTTATCAGGAGGCAGCTATCCATCTTTGGTCGGATTTCCGTGCCAGAAAGTTAGATGATAAAACAGACAGCTATATTCTTCAGGGGTGTTATTTTCACCTGAAAAATTACTTACGCAGATCGGAAAACAGGAGTTGTGCCATTAATATAGATTCTTTTCTTAACGATGATTCTCAAGGTAGCCAGGTTTACGAAAATACCCTGCTGGCTGATTATCGATTTAAGGAAGAAGTCGAGAAATTAAATAGTAAGCTGCTTGTAGAAACGATATTTAACAATGGGTTAACTAACAGAGAAAAAGAGGTTTTATGGCTATGTTTGGAAGATCTTAAGACAAGAGAGATCGGTAAACGCCTGAATATCTCGCATGTCAGCGTAGTCAAGATTATGAGTAAAATCAGAGAAAAATGCAGAAAACACCTTGAAGGTTGA
- a CDS encoding arsenate reductase ArsC, which translates to MDNTAKNILFLCIENSCRSQIAEGLMKHFSKGAINAFSAGSRPGAKVNEYAVKVMQEIGIDISLAVPKGFNELPTAKFDYVVTLGCKDVCPFYPSDKYIEWDIEDPKGKDINFFRKTRDQIKDKVLKLISDIESGNNRR; encoded by the coding sequence ATGGATAATACAGCCAAGAACATATTATTCTTATGCATTGAGAATTCCTGCAGGAGCCAGATTGCCGAGGGGCTTATGAAGCATTTTAGTAAAGGGGCAATTAACGCATTTAGTGCCGGGTCCAGGCCGGGGGCAAAAGTGAATGAATATGCCGTAAAAGTCATGCAAGAAATCGGAATAGATATTTCTTTAGCCGTGCCAAAAGGTTTTAACGAGCTTCCAACGGCAAAATTTGATTATGTTGTAACTCTTGGATGTAAAGATGTTTGCCCGTTTTATCCATCGGATAAATATATTGAGTGGGATATAGAGGATCCTAAAGGAAAAGATATAAATTTTTTCCGGAAAACAAGAGATCAGATAAAAGATAAGGTACTGAAGTTAATAAGCGATATAGAGTCGGGTAACAACAGGAGGTAG
- a CDS encoding NAD+ synthase has product MKNQRLRIALAQINSTVGDLEANSRKILQYTQRALSFGVDIICFPELALCGYPPEDLLLKPGFIKDNLKSIERLSNNIDKDIVVIAGFVDRIDNKIFNSAAVIYGSKIIAKYHKILLPNYGVFDEKRYFEQGNNASVYSFKDIKFGINICEDLWMEDGPIKKQSSGGAKLILSINSSPYHAGKNKERQALISRQAQKHKVFIAYTNMVGGQDELVFDGQSMIVDMQGKVVCRTHAFREDLLLSDLDIPVAKKRCAVLINTNDSQKKPLPKPEYKKLNIEDEIYEALVLGLRDYVWKNGFKSVVIGLSGGIDSALVATIAADALGSQNVFCVFMSTRYSSKESEEDASQLAKNLGIKMINLSIEQIYKMYLLVLEPLFAGSTRDVTEENLQARIRGNILMALSNKFGWLVLTTGNKSEMSTGYATLYGDMAGGLAVIKDVPKTYVYRLAEKRNSHGFVIPERIFTKAPSAELKPNQKDEDSLPPYDVLDAILKAYVEQDLNLPGMVKLGFKEGMVRKVLNMVDRSEYKRRQSPPGIKITPKAFGRDRRMPITSRYRG; this is encoded by the coding sequence ATGAAGAATCAGAGATTACGTATCGCTTTGGCCCAGATTAACAGCACTGTTGGCGACCTGGAGGCAAACTCAAGAAAAATATTGCAATATACGCAAAGGGCTCTAAGTTTTGGAGTGGATATCATTTGTTTTCCTGAACTGGCGCTCTGCGGATACCCTCCGGAAGATTTATTGCTTAAGCCAGGTTTTATTAAAGATAACCTTAAGAGCATAGAGAGATTAAGCAATAATATTGATAAAGATATAGTTGTGATAGCGGGTTTTGTAGATAGGATCGATAATAAAATATTTAATTCCGCTGCGGTTATTTACGGTTCCAAGATAATTGCAAAATACCATAAGATATTACTTCCTAATTACGGGGTCTTTGATGAAAAAAGGTATTTTGAACAGGGCAATAATGCATCTGTTTATTCATTTAAGGATATAAAATTTGGGATAAATATATGCGAGGACCTCTGGATGGAAGACGGGCCCATAAAGAAACAAAGCTCCGGCGGCGCCAAATTAATACTCAGTATAAATTCTTCTCCTTATCATGCCGGTAAGAATAAAGAGAGGCAGGCGCTTATAAGCAGGCAGGCGCAAAAACACAAGGTGTTTATCGCCTATACGAATATGGTAGGAGGCCAGGATGAATTAGTATTTGACGGACAAAGCATGATTGTAGATATGCAAGGCAAGGTAGTATGCAGGACGCATGCTTTTAGGGAAGACCTGCTTTTGTCTGATCTGGATATTCCGGTAGCAAAGAAGAGGTGCGCTGTTCTGATTAATACAAATGATAGCCAAAAAAAACCGCTTCCAAAACCAGAATATAAAAAATTAAACATCGAAGATGAGATTTACGAAGCCCTTGTATTGGGCTTAAGGGATTATGTCTGGAAAAATGGCTTTAAGAGTGTAGTAATTGGCTTAAGCGGAGGAATTGATTCAGCCCTTGTTGCTACAATCGCCGCAGATGCATTAGGAAGCCAAAATGTGTTTTGCGTGTTTATGTCTACAAGGTATTCGTCAAAAGAATCCGAAGAAGATGCATCGCAGCTTGCAAAGAACCTGGGCATAAAAATGATCAATTTATCTATTGAGCAGATTTATAAGATGTACCTTCTTGTATTAGAGCCTTTATTTGCAGGCTCGACAAGAGACGTGACCGAAGAAAACCTGCAAGCCCGTATCAGAGGCAACATCCTTATGGCGCTTTCAAATAAATTCGGTTGGCTTGTTTTAACTACGGGCAATAAGTCCGAAATGAGCACAGGATACGCTACTTTATACGGGGATATGGCAGGGGGCCTTGCCGTGATAAAAGATGTACCAAAGACATATGTTTACAGATTGGCCGAAAAAAGGAACTCGCACGGGTTTGTTATACCGGAGCGCATATTTACTAAAGCACCGAGCGCAGAGCTTAAGCCAAATCAGAAAGACGAGGATTCGCTACCGCCATACGATGTGCTTGACGCTATATTAAAGGCTTATGTAGAGCAGGATTTAAACCTGCCGGGCATGGTTAAGCTTGGCTTTAAAGAAGGCATGGTCCGTAAGGTCTTGAACATGGTTGACAGGAGCGAATATAAACGCAGGCAATCTCCTCCGGGTATAAAGATTACCCCAAAAGCTTTTGGCCGGGACAGGAGAATGCCGATTACCAGTAGATACAGAGGATAA